The Bacteroides ovatus genomic interval AGGTTCAAGCAACACAGCGCCTCCGATGCCATCTTTGCTTACGGCAATACCTGCATTATCCATGTTGATTTCATTGCCAAACTCCCATATCCTATTGCCATTGCAAACCATTTTTTCAAGACAAGCACGAACCGTTCTTTTACGCATCTGTTCGTCCCATTCCTTTTTCCAATTAACATTATTATGGAACATCGCCCATATAGAAGGAAAATTTGCCGTATCTCCATTCCGCAACCATTTTACTCCCATTCTCTGCAACAAGCGGCTCAAATTATCCAAATCAGGAATCTCCCAATAGGCAGAAAGCCCCATAATGCTTTTCTCAGGAGAAGAAAAAAACTTATGAGGAGGCAATACGCAAATATTAGTTCTGGAAAAAACTTGCTCACGCCCCTCATTGTCGACCAGAGAGGCTTCTACAAAAAACAAATCCCGTTCTTGCTCCGACCTGAACCGGACAGGCCGAACAACACACTCTCCGCTAGCTAATACCAAAGCTTCGCTCTGTCTGACAACTACATTGCCCTTAAAATCACGTACCCAATAATTTAACCTAAAGTTCTTTTTTTCTTGAGCTGTATTGGTTACGTTAACATTCACTTCCAAAGTCTCCAAGGCGTCTTCCCACCAGTTGTAGGTTTTATCTGTAGTCAGAGTCAGTGCAAACGGACGCCCGTGCCATCGTGAGCTGATGACCTCGTAAGATTCGTCTGCCGAAGCAATCACAACAGAAAAGCGAGTATCCAGAACCTTTTCTCCCTGTAGACTTTTCTCAGTAAATACTGTATGTCTGAATCCCTCGTCTTTCCAATTAAGATTAGCAGAATTACCTTTGTTATACGCCAAACATATCTTATAATTGCCGTTCCGAAAAGGAACAAATTTTGCATCAAACTCTTCAATGGGAAGCCCACCTTCAGAATGACGTTGCCAAAGACCAGTTTTCGCTACAGGCAGTTCCAAGCTCCGCTCCCCTAATAAAACGAAACGGAATTGGGAACCGCCCCATTTCTTTTCTACATATCCTTCGGGCATCCCACTAACAGTATAATGGACATCTACCGCAGAAGGACGTGCTATATAAGTACCCGTAAGAACCAGCGTCTCCGGAATTTTCCTTCCACTGTCATCTCTTTCAGGAAACGTAAAATGAGCACGAATAGCCTGACAACCATCCTCCTTCACCATTTCATAAGTACACGCTTCCGGAACAATCGCCGGTGACCATCCCAACCTCATACTTCCCAACCGGACAAGCTTTTCCGATTGTTTATTCATAACAAATATTTCGTCAAAACCGGATGCTTGAAGAATATAACTTGCAGTTTCAATCCTACAAGTCTCCTTAGCATATATGGAATGGTTGCCTAAGCAAAATAGCATACCGATATATATAAACGGCCACAAAAGGACCTTTAAAAGAATATTATTCCGTCTTTCCATTGATAACTACGGTTTTTTATAGATTTTCATTGCGCAACCTCCACCTGGCGCCATAGATATCTTCAGTTTCCTGTCTGCAGGAATATCAATCACTTCTTTTACATAGTCGGATGCTACTCTGTGAGCATTTGCTCCATCACGATAGACTTCCGCCGCAAACGCACCTTCACCGACAAACGACAAGTCAAGTGTCAACGTGCGTTCATCCCAATTAGTCATTGCTCCCACATACCAGTCTTTTCCTTTCTTACGGGCAATTGCCACATATTTCCCGATAGCCCCATCCAAAGATATTGTATGATCCCATACAGTGGGGATCGAAGTTATAAAACTCGTACATTCCGCTTCGCGCTCATACATAGAAGGACTGTCACACAGCATATTCAAAGGAGATTCAAAAACTACATACTCCGCCAACTGACGACAACGAGTGCCTTGACTCATCGGCTCCTCAGTAATATAGCGGAAATTCTTTTTATTTGCGTTACGCATGGCACCTTGCGTATAATCCATAGGTCCGGCAAGCATACGGATAAACGGAATAGTCACATCATAAGTCACCTGATCTATATTATTACTAGTAAACTTTAATTGTTCAAGCCCATGCACTCCCTCAAAATTAAGCACATTCGGATAAGTGCGGTTTAGTCCTGTCGGCTTATAAGCTCCATGAAAATCCAGCAATAACCGATGTTTTGCAGCAATCTCCGCCGCTTTATAGTAAAATTCAACCATCGGCTGGTCATCCCTGTCCATAAAATCAACCTTAAAACCTTTTATTCCTAACTCGGAATAATGCTTGCAGACTTTCTCCAAATCACGATTAAAGGCATAATATCCCGCCCATAAAATTAACCCGACATTACGGGAAGCGGCATAATTTATCAGTTTCTTCAAATCAACTTCCGGTACTACCTGAAAAAGGTCTGCCTTCAAATTCACAGCCCATCCTTCATCCAGAATTACATATTCAACGCCATGACGAGAAGCAAAATCAATATATGCCATATAAGTTTCATTATTCACTCCGGTCTTAAAATCAACTCCTTTCAAATTCCAGGCATTCCACCATTCCCAGGCAACTTTTCCCGGACGTATCCATGATATATCCTTCACGCGCGAAGGAGCAGCAAGCTTATAGACCATATCATTATCTGCCAACTCTTTATCATTCTCGGAAACGACAACAATACGCCAGGGAAATACAGCATTAGCCTGACAACTAGCGATATAAGGTTCGCGCACTTGTATCACTTCCTGCAAGGAATTATATCCTCCTTGCTTTTTCTCCTTGGGATAAGGAGCATATACTCCCTCCAATGCGTTCCGATCTTTCGTTTTAACCAGAAACATACCGGGATATTGTTCCAAATCAGCCTCAGCAATACATAATTTACGATTATCACCCGTCTCAACAACCATAGGAGAAAATAACAGTTTATGAGGATTCATCCGGCTAATGGCCTCATAAGTATATATATTTTCAAATGAATTAAAGAACTGCTTCTCACGGTCTTCGCTTTTAGTACGGACATACGGTATGTAAGCATTCCGGTCTGTCTGGAAATGAAAACGCGCTTCTTCCGACACTACCGTAAAAGGCTTATCCCCGCTCGATACAAAACGATAGGCCATACCTTCATTATACATCCTGAAAATAAGGTTAAAACCATTCTTAAAAACCAGTGTCATCTCATTGAAATGGTCAGTAACGGCAGCACGTTTATAAAAAGGAGAAGCTATCGTCTTATTCACCGTATTATTACGCACAGACCGTACTTTTGAGTTTGGTCCCCACACCTCTCCGTCTCCCAATATCATAGAAATAGAAGAAGGATAAATCAAAGTATCGCCTTTATGTAACAATGCATAAGAAAGAACATTCCCCGTTTTTACAGACACCTTCAGTTGTTTGTCAGGAGAGAATACTTCATAGCGTTTCTGGCTCCATCCCAAAGTAGCCGAAAACAGAAATAGAGAAATTAATGTAATGTTTTTCATATTTATTCTTATAACTTGGTTTTAAATGATTGAGAGCAAAACTATACATTTCATTCCTTGCTAACAAGCGTTGCAAGGCTAAATTTCGGGTATGAGACGATTCCGCAAGTTTTTGAGACGCACGCCTTTCTTACCTATGTTTATAAGCCCTACTTTTGTAAGCATCATTACGGAAAATCATAATCACCATTCAATCAAAAAATAAAATGAGAAAGTATATTGTTTATATCCTACTACTTATTAATTACAGCATATTGCTGAATGACTTATCGGCACAACCTATAAAAAAAGATTATAGCCGGAAAGTAGATTCTCTTCTTCAACAAATGACGTTGGAAGAGAAAGTCGGACAGATGATCCAATACTCCAATGACAAACTCCAGACAGGTCCTACCATCAAAAACCAAAATCATGTAGAAGAAATAAAAAAGGGAATGGTCGGTTCGATGTTCAACATCATTACGGTAGAACGTGCCAGACAGTATCAGGATTTGGCTATGCAATCACGCCTCAAGATTCCTTTGATATTTGGTTTGGATGTTGTGCATGGGATGAGGACTATCTTCCCTATTCCATTAGGAGAAGCTGCCAGTTTTGACCTGAAAATGATAAAGAAGACCGCCCGGATAGCCGCTTCCGAAACGTCAGCATACGGTATTCACTGGACCTTTGCGCCAATGGTAGATATAGCCAGAGATGCCCGTTGGGGAAGAGGTATGGAAGGTGCAGGCGAAGATACATGGTACGGAAGCCAGGTAGCCAAAGCGCGCATAGAAGGCTTTCAGGGAACAGACTATTCCCGACAGAATACTGTTCTTGCCTGTGCCAAACATTTAGCTGCATACGGTGCTGCCCTCGCCGGAAAAGACTACGCGGAAGCCGATATTTCGGATGCTACACTCCATCAAGTATATCTCCCTCCCTTTCATAGTGCTGTAAAAGCCGGTGTAGCTACGTTAATGACAGGATTCAATGAAATAAACGGTATTCCGGCTACTGCCCACAAATATCTTCAAAGTGAGCTATTAAAAGAAAAATGGGGATTTAAAGGTTTTACCGTAAGCGATTGGGGTTCCATTGGAGAAATTGCCCGACACGGAATGGGCAAAGACAACAAAGATGCTACCAGAATTGCCGTCATAGCAGGATGTGATATGGATATGCACTCCATGTCTTATAAAAGAAATCTGGTCGACCTTGTAAACGAAGGCCAAGTAGATGTAAACCTGATAGATAATGCCGTAAGACGAATACTGACATTGAAATACGAATTAGGGCTGTTTGACGACCCTTATTGTTACAACAACAGATATCAGGAACTAAGTGATAAAAAGATAATCAACGAACATCGAAAATCAGCACGCCTGATGGGAAGCAAGTCAATCGTCCTTCTCAAAAACAATCAAGTCCTTCCTATCCAGCCGCATATATCCAACATCGCACTAATCGGTCCTCTCAACAAAGCCTCCAAAGATATGTTAGGCAATTGGAAAGCAGTAGGAGACGAAAAAGAGGTTGTTACAGTCGATGAGGGTTTACGTAATGCTATCCCACACGCACAAATAAGTTATATCGAAGGATATGATTTGGAAAATAATGAACTCAAACCATTACCGGCATTAGACCGCTTCGACATGATTATTGTAGCGGTAGGAGAAAGAGCAATGGAATCAGGAGAAGCAAGGTCAAAAGTGGATATCAATATCCACAGAAATCAACAGTTGCTAGTAAAACAATTAAAAGAAAAAAGCAACAAACCGGTTGTAGCACTCATAATGGGAGGACGACCATTGATTTTCTCAGATATGGAACCTTATGCCGATGCCATACTAATGACTTGGTGGTTGGGATCCGAAGCAGGGAACTCTGTTGCAGATATACTCACCGGAAAATATAATCCTTCCGGAAAGCTACCGGTTACTTTTCCCAAACAAGTAGGTCAATGTCCTATTTATTATAACCAGAAGCGAACCGGAAGACCTTGGGTTCCCAATAATCTATATGTCAGCGGATACTGTGACGAAACAGCTTTGCCTGCCTACCCCTTTGGTTTCGGACTAAGCTACACACAATTTGAAATAGACACCCCAGTACTTGAGAAAGAGAAATATTTTTTTAACGAACCTATTAAGGTAAAAGTAAAAGTCAGAAATAACGGAAAATATAAAGGAATAGAAACCGTACAACTCTATTTACAAGACGTCGTAAGTTCCATTACACGTCCTCTCATAGAGCTTTGCGGCATCCGACAAGTAGAATTAGCACCTAAAGAAGAAAAGATTGTCGAATTCATTCTGTTTACGGAAGATCTTTCATTTTACAGCCATGAAAAAGTATTCATTACTGAACCCGGCGAGTTTAAACTATTTGCAGGTAATAGTTCCGACAACCTACGGGCTACCTCTTTTGAATTACTGGAGACACGAATATCTTCCAACAAATAGCCTGACTTCATTCAGATATACAACATAATAACTGAAATAAATAACATTTATGAGAACTAAAAAACACATCATCCTGACGTTATTGTCACTCATCCTGGTAAGTCAAAACTGTCGGTCTCAGGAGCTTATCGCAAATGTCTATGGACGCAACTACCAACTACTGAATGGCAAATGGAATGCAATCATAGACCCTTATGACCAAGGCATCCGAATGGGTATGTTTAAGAATAAAAAGCCTGTGGGTAAAACTGATTTTTATGAATACTCATTTGAGGAAGGTTTAATTTTGAACGTTCCTTCCGACTGGAACTCTCAGATTCCCGAACTTAAATTTTATGAAGGAACAGTTTGGTATGCTCGCCATTTGGACATCAAGAAAAAGGAAAACGAAAGATTGTTATTATACTTCAATGCAGTCAGTTATCGTTGTAAAGTGTACCTAAACGGGAATGAAATAGGTCAGCACGAAGGAGGGTTCACTCCTTTTCAAATAGATATAACTGATAAAGTTAAAGAGAATGATAATTTTCTGGCTGTAGCAGTGAATAACACCCGAACCAAAGATGCAATACCCGCCATGTCTTTCGACTGGTGGAATTATGGAGGAATTACAAGAGATGTCATGCTTGTAACAGTTCCTCAAAAGTATATTAAAGATTATTTTATCCAGTTGGATAAATTCAATTCTGATAAAATCAATGCGCATATTTCTTTGTCAGATAAAAAAGAGGGGCAGAAAATAATACTTGAAATACCGGAACTGAAAGTAAGAAAAGAATTAGTAACAGATCTTTCAGGTAGCGCACAACTCTCTTTCACAACCCGAAAGTTACAACGTTGGTCACCCGAATCTCCCAAACTATATACAGTCGTTATTTCATCCGATTCCGATAAAATAGAAGAAAAGATTGGATTTCGTAATATCTATGTGAAAGAAGAAGATGTTTATCTAAATGGCGCCCCCATCTTCATGCGAAGTATAAGCTTCCATGAAGAAATACCACAACGCAAAGGACGCGCTTTTTCAGAAAGCGATGCAATCATGCTATTATCGGAAGCAAAAGCATTAGGAGCTAACATGATTCGTTTAGCTCATTATCCCCAAAACGAATACATCGTAAGAAACGCTGAAAAAATGGGGTTTCTTTTATGGGAAGAAATTCCTATCTGGCAAGGAATAGACTTTGGTAATGAACAAACCAAAAATAAAGCCGGTACAATGATTAAGGAAATGATCATGCGTGATAAGAACCGATGTGCTCTTATATTTTGGGGAGTTGCCAACGAAACAGCCACTTCCGAACCTCGTAACCAATTCCTCAGATATTTAATTAATTGTTGCCATGAATTGGATACTACCAGACTCATTACTGCCGCATTTGATCTGGCAAGGTATAATCAAGAAACAAAAGCCTTCGAGATGAAAGATCCATTCATAAAAGAACTGGATGTGGTTGCAATCAATAAATATATGGGATGGTATCACAATTGGCCTGCCAAACCTGAGCAGGTAAAATGGAATATCGCATCTGGACAACCTCTCATTATATCAGAATTCGGAGGGGAAGCGTTGTATGGGAAAAAAGGCAAAGTTGATATCAAAAGTTCATGGAGTGAAGATTATCAGACGCAATTATATCTGGATAATTTAAAAATGTTCAGCCATATTCCTAATCTACGCGGAATATCTCCATGGATCTTATTTGATTTTCGCTCTCCTTTTCGCTTTCACCCCAATCAAGGAGGTGAATGGAATCGCAAAGGCTTAGTATCCGATCAAGGATACCGTAAAAAAGCTTGGTATATCATACGAGATTATTACAGTAGTTTTAATAAGAATTAGCGAACGTCTTATAAAATAATGGAACGAAATACATGAGGATGAATTATTTATCAAATATTAGTTTTGACACATCCATCCTCATGCCATAAATTAGTTCATCTTTACAAAGGATATTCCTCAAAAGCATACAAAATGGTAGATAAATAACGTTCACCTGTATCGGGTAATAATGCAACAATCATTTTCCCGGCATTTTCCGGTCGCTTCGCCAGTTCCGTAGCAGCATATACGGCTGCGCCTGAAGATATGCCTACCAACAAACCTTCCTGTTTGGCTAATTCACGACTCGTACGAATGGCATCGTCATTCTGCACCTGAATAATCTCATCTACGATAGAAGCCTTGTACGTTTTAGGAACAAACCCTGCACCAATTCCCTGAATCTTATGCGGCCCTGGTTTTCCTCCCGAGAGTACCGGAGAATCAGAAGGTTCTACTGCCACGATCTTTATACTCGGATCACGCATCTTCAGCGCTTCACCTACACCGCTAACTGTCCCGCCAGTACCTACTCCGGCTACAAAGATATCGACTTTCCCCTCGGTATCTCTCCATATTTCCAGACCAGTAGTTCGTAAATGCATGGCGGGGTTAGCAGGATTCTCAAATTGTTGCAAGATGACTGCCCCCGGAGTGACCGCTTTCAGTTCTTCAGCTTTGGCAATGGCTCCTTTCATACCATCTGCACCAGGAGTCAATACTAATTCCGCACCTAAAGCTTTCAGAAGATTACGCCGTTCGATACTCATGGTATCGGGCATCGTCAGAATCAGTTTATAGCCTTTAGCAGCTGAAACAAAAGCCAATCCCACACCGGTATTCCCGCTGGTCGGTTCAATGATAGTCGCTCCGGGATACAAAATTCCTTTCGTTTCTGCATCCTCAATCATAGCCAATGCTATGCGGTCCTTCACGCTTCCTGCGGGATTGAAAGATTCAATCTTTACAATCAGACGAGCTTTCAGGTCGTTACTTGTATTATAGTTACTAAGTTCCAATAACGGAGTGTTACCCACCAAATCCGTCAATTTTCTTGCTATCTTTTCCATATATATCTGTTTTAAATTTCTCTTGTTTTAATATATGACAAAGATAGTGCGGATTCTGTTCAGGGTAAATACCATATATGTGGTAAATTCATACCACATATATCTGACTTCCTGCCAGATATTATATTAAGAAATCAGCTCTCATAGGGCTGAATGTATCAATCAATACACCTGCTTCCAGACAAACACATCCATGAGGCTGGTCAGGTTCCACATAATAACCATCACCTGTAGAAAGAATTTCTTTCCGATCTCCAATGGTCAATTCAAACTTACCGCTTGCAACATAAGTAGCCTGGCTATGATAATGTTGATGCATAGAACCGACGGCACCTTTCTCAAATTCCACTTTCACCATCATCAGTTGCCCGTCATACCCCATTATCTGGCGACGGATTCCCGGAGCCGGTTTCTCCCAATCCAATTCTTTCTCAAACTGAAAAGCATCACTGCGTGTTTTCATCTTCCAATCTATTCTTATTTATAACTATATTATTTGAATCTCTTCACATAATCTGCAATCAGATAACATGCCGGGCCGAGTACTTGCCCATGATCGAATCCTTGCATTTCGTACAAAGTCACTTTCTTGTTACCTATACTTTTCAAGACAGCTTCCAACAACGCATTTTCTTCATATCTTGCCGCCATCTCCAGATGCTTGTCCCCCGTAATCAACACGAGAGGAGCTGTTTCCTTACGAGCCTTATTTACCGGAGCATACTCATCAACCACCGGAATACCGTCAGGCAAACCGCGTTCCTTACGAATAGTGAAATGTGTCACCGTCTGACCACTCACCGGAAGATAAGCAGCTACACTATCGGCATCTGCTCCATATGCTGCCATGTACTTTTTATCCATTGCCAGAATCAACGAAAGATAGCCTCCCGCTGAATGACCGGAAACAAAAATGTGATCCTTACGACCACCATACTTCTCAATATTCTTGAAAACCCATGCCACAGCTTCAGCCGCATCTTCGATGTAAGCCGGATTCTTTGCTTTCGGACTCAAACGGTAATTCACCGCCACTACTGCAAACCCTTGTTCTCTCAATTCTTTGGGAATAAATTTATTTCCACCTTCCATACCACCACCGTGAAACCAGACGATAGTTGAGAAATCCTTCTTGTTTTCAGGATAATAAATATCCAGTTTACAACGTTCCAGACGATAGGTATCCGTTTCGGAGCCAGAGACATAAGATATATCTTTGTTTGTGCGATAAGCATTTTGTGCTTGAGCAATGCAAGCACAAAGCAAAAAGAGAAGAAGGCAAATCTTTTTCATGGTTTCATTTATTTTATATTCATCTATTAGTACTATTCTTAAAAATTACTTTAGAGTTAATAATGTCATGTTCATCAATATATAATTCAGGATTCTCACCTGAGCTTTCCACCAAAGCTTCGATTGTGATACACTCATCCGGCAGCCACTGTTTAAAATGTAGCATATTATCTCTCAGTTCTACCATGTTATTTTCCGTGGCTGATAATTGAATCATCTTTTTTATATTTCTCGTATATAATGGAAGGCCACCCCCTTTAACTACTAAAGAAGATTGGGCACCTTCCCCAATAATATTCTTATTTCCCGTATTCTCTAACGTATAACATATTCTCCAAAGATTTTCAACCAGTATCGTATCTTCATACTGTACAAAGACAGTAATCCCCGGTATTTTAGGTTTTTGCGTCAGCAATGTACTCTCTGTACAGCAAACCGTCACTCTGACTTTTTCTTTCGAGAAATATGAAAGCAAAGTAACCACTCCCGCTAGAATTGTGACTGTTGTAACTACAATTTCTATCATATGTCTGTGTCTTTTTTTCATAATTACTATTCTTTAGTCAGTTCCCTCAATCGCCATGCACAATCTTTGAATTGCTTATCAATATACGTTAGCCGCTCTTCCAATTCATCAATTTTTCGTAAAGCATCTTTTACATCAATCTCCTTTCTTTCAATCTTATCCTCCACATATTTAATTACTTTCAAGTCATATTTGTTATGCCGTATCTCATCCTGCGTAGCAACATAGACCGGACAACCGTTTTTTTCTCCCCCCACCTCTTCTCCGATAAGAAACTTCTTATATATATTCGGAAGTTGTTCCAATACTTTATCAGAAAGTTTATAAAGACCTTTATTCGAAATATACCCCTTCCGTGCGTCAACGAATAAAGTTTGCGTCCTCATTCTTTCTTTTCTGAATACGA includes:
- a CDS encoding glycoside hydrolase family 3 N-terminal domain-containing protein, with translation MRKYIVYILLLINYSILLNDLSAQPIKKDYSRKVDSLLQQMTLEEKVGQMIQYSNDKLQTGPTIKNQNHVEEIKKGMVGSMFNIITVERARQYQDLAMQSRLKIPLIFGLDVVHGMRTIFPIPLGEAASFDLKMIKKTARIAASETSAYGIHWTFAPMVDIARDARWGRGMEGAGEDTWYGSQVAKARIEGFQGTDYSRQNTVLACAKHLAAYGAALAGKDYAEADISDATLHQVYLPPFHSAVKAGVATLMTGFNEINGIPATAHKYLQSELLKEKWGFKGFTVSDWGSIGEIARHGMGKDNKDATRIAVIAGCDMDMHSMSYKRNLVDLVNEGQVDVNLIDNAVRRILTLKYELGLFDDPYCYNNRYQELSDKKIINEHRKSARLMGSKSIVLLKNNQVLPIQPHISNIALIGPLNKASKDMLGNWKAVGDEKEVVTVDEGLRNAIPHAQISYIEGYDLENNELKPLPALDRFDMIIVAVGERAMESGEARSKVDINIHRNQQLLVKQLKEKSNKPVVALIMGGRPLIFSDMEPYADAILMTWWLGSEAGNSVADILTGKYNPSGKLPVTFPKQVGQCPIYYNQKRTGRPWVPNNLYVSGYCDETALPAYPFGFGLSYTQFEIDTPVLEKEKYFFNEPIKVKVKVRNNGKYKGIETVQLYLQDVVSSITRPLIELCGIRQVELAPKEEKIVEFILFTEDLSFYSHEKVFITEPGEFKLFAGNSSDNLRATSFELLETRISSNK
- a CDS encoding T9SS C-terminal target domain-containing protein, giving the protein MNKQSEKLVRLGSMRLGWSPAIVPEACTYEMVKEDGCQAIRAHFTFPERDDSGRKIPETLVLTGTYIARPSAVDVHYTVSGMPEGYVEKKWGGSQFRFVLLGERSLELPVAKTGLWQRHSEGGLPIEEFDAKFVPFRNGNYKICLAYNKGNSANLNWKDEGFRHTVFTEKSLQGEKVLDTRFSVVIASADESYEVISSRWHGRPFALTLTTDKTYNWWEDALETLEVNVNVTNTAQEKKNFRLNYWVRDFKGNVVVRQSEALVLASGECVVRPVRFRSEQERDLFFVEASLVDNEGREQVFSRTNICVLPPHKFFSSPEKSIMGLSAYWEIPDLDNLSRLLQRMGVKWLRNGDTANFPSIWAMFHNNVNWKKEWDEQMRKRTVRACLEKMVCNGNRIWEFGNEINMDNAGIAVSKDGIGGAVLLEPYVAWLKTIRRVQQEKPEWQAIKLISFGMAGWDEIFMNKLVEVGGWDLLDGIALHPGRGNYTPDYPVVTPWKKYQKPVKGYPYWNYYASIRLANDFIKKHGGNKELYLTEVYALDYPNHSWNDTPRGSAENVVLSYVLAAAEGVKNALYYQLFNSVWFDQLGVNAGNREYFFGLINRDLSFKPSLMAYCTIAEALDGATCKGWIKFPDENSHHRGLLFDTPSGAMAVLWNRAEGFIQKHNALSPEPWVDTWRVHTELELPAAGESLKLVNVIGQKIRLRAPDHKATISLTGAPVIVYGIDTARLNLYTVD
- a CDS encoding cupin domain-containing protein; its protein translation is MKTRSDAFQFEKELDWEKPAPGIRRQIMGYDGQLMMVKVEFEKGAVGSMHQHYHSQATYVASGKFELTIGDRKEILSTGDGYYVEPDQPHGCVCLEAGVLIDTFSPMRADFLI
- a CDS encoding glycoside hydrolase family 97 protein, which translates into the protein MKNITLISLFLFSATLGWSQKRYEVFSPDKQLKVSVKTGNVLSYALLHKGDTLIYPSSISMILGDGEVWGPNSKVRSVRNNTVNKTIASPFYKRAAVTDHFNEMTLVFKNGFNLIFRMYNEGMAYRFVSSGDKPFTVVSEEARFHFQTDRNAYIPYVRTKSEDREKQFFNSFENIYTYEAISRMNPHKLLFSPMVVETGDNRKLCIAEADLEQYPGMFLVKTKDRNALEGVYAPYPKEKKQGGYNSLQEVIQVREPYIASCQANAVFPWRIVVVSENDKELADNDMVYKLAAPSRVKDISWIRPGKVAWEWWNAWNLKGVDFKTGVNNETYMAYIDFASRHGVEYVILDEGWAVNLKADLFQVVPEVDLKKLINYAASRNVGLILWAGYYAFNRDLEKVCKHYSELGIKGFKVDFMDRDDQPMVEFYYKAAEIAAKHRLLLDFHGAYKPTGLNRTYPNVLNFEGVHGLEQLKFTSNNIDQVTYDVTIPFIRMLAGPMDYTQGAMRNANKKNFRYITEEPMSQGTRCRQLAEYVVFESPLNMLCDSPSMYEREAECTSFITSIPTVWDHTISLDGAIGKYVAIARKKGKDWYVGAMTNWDERTLTLDLSFVGEGAFAAEVYRDGANAHRVASDYVKEVIDIPADRKLKISMAPGGGCAMKIYKKP
- a CDS encoding glycoside hydrolase family 2 protein encodes the protein MRTKKHIILTLLSLILVSQNCRSQELIANVYGRNYQLLNGKWNAIIDPYDQGIRMGMFKNKKPVGKTDFYEYSFEEGLILNVPSDWNSQIPELKFYEGTVWYARHLDIKKKENERLLLYFNAVSYRCKVYLNGNEIGQHEGGFTPFQIDITDKVKENDNFLAVAVNNTRTKDAIPAMSFDWWNYGGITRDVMLVTVPQKYIKDYFIQLDKFNSDKINAHISLSDKKEGQKIILEIPELKVRKELVTDLSGSAQLSFTTRKLQRWSPESPKLYTVVISSDSDKIEEKIGFRNIYVKEEDVYLNGAPIFMRSISFHEEIPQRKGRAFSESDAIMLLSEAKALGANMIRLAHYPQNEYIVRNAEKMGFLLWEEIPIWQGIDFGNEQTKNKAGTMIKEMIMRDKNRCALIFWGVANETATSEPRNQFLRYLINCCHELDTTRLITAAFDLARYNQETKAFEMKDPFIKELDVVAINKYMGWYHNWPAKPEQVKWNIASGQPLIISEFGGEALYGKKGKVDIKSSWSEDYQTQLYLDNLKMFSHIPNLRGISPWILFDFRSPFRFHPNQGGEWNRKGLVSDQGYRKKAWYIIRDYYSSFNKN
- the cysK gene encoding cysteine synthase A, with product MEKIARKLTDLVGNTPLLELSNYNTSNDLKARLIVKIESFNPAGSVKDRIALAMIEDAETKGILYPGATIIEPTSGNTGVGLAFVSAAKGYKLILTMPDTMSIERRNLLKALGAELVLTPGADGMKGAIAKAEELKAVTPGAVILQQFENPANPAMHLRTTGLEIWRDTEGKVDIFVAGVGTGGTVSGVGEALKMRDPSIKIVAVEPSDSPVLSGGKPGPHKIQGIGAGFVPKTYKASIVDEIIQVQNDDAIRTSRELAKQEGLLVGISSGAAVYAATELAKRPENAGKMIVALLPDTGERYLSTILYAFEEYPL
- a CDS encoding alpha/beta hydrolase, with the protein product MKKICLLLFLLCACIAQAQNAYRTNKDISYVSGSETDTYRLERCKLDIYYPENKKDFSTIVWFHGGGMEGGNKFIPKELREQGFAVVAVNYRLSPKAKNPAYIEDAAEAVAWVFKNIEKYGGRKDHIFVSGHSAGGYLSLILAMDKKYMAAYGADADSVAAYLPVSGQTVTHFTIRKERGLPDGIPVVDEYAPVNKARKETAPLVLITGDKHLEMAARYEENALLEAVLKSIGNKKVTLYEMQGFDHGQVLGPACYLIADYVKRFK